Part of the Methanobacterium paludis genome is shown below.
AACCTTTCAGGAAGAGGGGACAAGGACATGTTTATAGTTGCCAAAGAAATGGGTGAGAAGATATGAATCCAAATAACAACACTCAAAATAATAAAATCAAGGTAGACTCCTATTTGGAAATGTTCAAAAAAGTTAAAGATAAAGGTGAAGGGGCATTCATACCATTTGTTGTTGCAGGAGACCCTGATTTTGAAACATCACTCCAGATCGTGAAAAAACTGGTTGAAAGTGGAGCAGACAGTCTTGAAATAGGATTTACATTCAGTGATCCTGTTGCAGACGGCCCAACCGTGCAAAATGCAGATATAAGGGCATCCAATACAGGCATGACCACAAAAAAAGGATTTGAATTTATAAAAAGAGTCCGTGAATTTACAGGCATTCCGATAGGACTTCTGGTATATTACAACCTCATCTACAAGATGGGAATCGATGAGTTTTATAAAAATGCAAGTGAAGTCGGTGTAAACGGTGTACTTGCAGCAGATCTGCCACCTGAAGAAGCACAGGATGCAGTAAAAACAGCCCGAAAGTATGGGGTGGATCCGATATTCATTGCCGCACAAACCACCAGCAATGAAAGGCTTAAACAGATTGCAGACATGTGTTCAGGATTTCTTTACGTGGTATCAGTCATGGGAGTCACAGGTGCAAGGTCTGAAGTTAAAACCAGCACTGTTGAACTGGTTGAAAGAATGCGCAGCCACACAGATATTCCCATATGTGTAGGTTTTGGAATTTCAAAGCCGGAGCATGTAACTGAGGTTATTGAAGCAGGGGCTGATGGTGCAATCGTGGGAAGCGCACTCATAAATGTTATTGCAGAAAATCTTGATGATTACGAGAGCATAAAAACAAAAATAGGAAATTCCTGCAGTAATTTGAAGGAAGCAACCCGAAATTAAGAGATAACTAAATAGAGGTTGGTGATGTTATGATTGCAGAAAGCTTAAAAAAAGTTGTAGCCGGACACGATTTAGATGAAGAAGAATCTTACAAGTGTATGGTAGAAATAATGGGCGGTAATGCAAGTGATATTCATATCTCATCATTTTTGACCGCACTTGCAATCAAAGGTGAGACTGCTACGGAGATAACAGGATTTGTAAAGGCTATGAGGGATGTTTGCATAAACGTGTCCCACACTATAGATTTGCCACTTGTTGATACGTGTGGTACTGGTGGTGACAGGTTTAAAACCTTCAACGTGAGCACTGCAGCGGCAATAATTGCAGCATCATGCGGAGTTGCCATTGCAAAACATGGAAACCGCAGTATAACAAGCATATGTGGTGGGGCTGATATTTTAGAGGCTCTTGGAGTTGATATAAACTGTGATAAGCAGGGTGTGGAGAAATGCCTTGAAAATGCAGGCATAGGGTTCATGTTTGCCCCTAACTTTCACCCTGCAATGAAGAATGTAATGCCTGTAAGGCGAGGGCTTGGAATTCGAACGGTTTTCAACATTTTAGGGCCACTAACATCCCCTGCAAATGCGGATATTCAGCTTCTCGGAGTTTTTGACCCGGAATACGTGGATGTGGTTGCAAAAGTTCTTAGAAACCTCGGACTCAAAAGGGCAATGGTTGTACACGGGTTTGATGATAAAGGTGAGCCTGCAATGGATGAAATTTCAACCATAGGAAAAACTCGTGTTGCAATCCTTGATGATGGAGTTATCAAGGTGCATGAAATTTATCCTGAAGATTTTGGACTTGAAAAAGTCAATCCTGATCATATAAAAGCTCCTAAAACTCTTGAAGGTAATTTAAATGTTGTAAGAAAAGTTTTAGAAGGGAAAAAAGAGAATGAAAAAGATGAAGCCCGCCTTGATCTATGCCTTGCAAATGCAGGTGCAATCCTTTTCATAGCCGGAAAAGCAGAAAATCTTGAAGAGGGTGTTAAAACTGCCCGTGCAGCTGTTGAATCAGGCAAAGCACTGAAGAAACTTGAAGAATTTGTGGATGTAAGTAAAGAAGCAGAAGTTCCCAATCTTTCATGTTGCAAATAATAATTTCATGATAGTTTCATGTTCTAAATTGGGGTTAAACTATTCAATAGTTAAAATAATTAAATAAAACCGGAATAAACTCAAAATAAACTATTGTAGACAAAAATAAATAAAAAAGAGGTAAAAAATGAGGTAATTATATATTTACCTTGATTTACCATTGCTCCAATTTATTATTATAAACTACCTAGATATAAATTTTTTGAAATCTTTTTTGAAAATAATATTTACTTTGATAGGGAATATTCACAAAATTTCATGAAAATATATTCACATAATTATCTAACTTTTTTAAATTGAGTTGAAAATTTTTGTAAATAACCAAATTACAATGGTAATCTAAAATTAATAGTTTCTAAATTTCTTATTTTTATTTTATTAGAAAAAGTTGTAGTGAAATTACTAATTCTGAATGATTAAAAAAAGTTTATAGCAAAACTATCAAAATGGAATGGGCCCGCTGGGATTCGAACCCAGGGCCTCACGGTTATCAGCCGTGCGCTCTACCGCCTGAGCCACGGGCCCACAAACTCATAAATTTATGGATCAGCACATTCAATTTAAAATTATTTAAAAGATGTAAGGGTAGATTCAAGATTTAATCTTCATCATATATATCTTTTTCCCATGAGTCTCCAACCTTTTGAGGATCTGAATCATTTCATGGCATCTTTTATTAATATATTCAATTATTTGCCTAAAATATCAACAAGTTCATCAAGACATTCATCAAAATCATTATTCTGCAGTACTGTAAAAGTGCATCCTAAAATAACAGAACATGTTGCAATAGAACTCCTTAAAAGTTTCATATGCTCTTTTATACTTTTTATATCCTCTATGATCCTTCTTTTGGATGGGTCGTTATGCCGCCTTTCCATTATGTTGATGCATGTTGATTCGATTATAATAATTATGTCTGGGAATATGGTTTCAATTGGCAAAGAAATTATGTAACCTATCTGAGATTTATCCACTCCATGGAGGTCTACAAGGACGTTACTCATCCCTTTGATCTCTTCTGCAGCAGTTCTCCAGATCTGGTGTTGAACATCAATATCCAGACTGAACATCTCAGAATCGGTTGAGGCAAGGCCTTTTTGCCTTGCAACCTCAAGCATAAGTTCTCCGTAATTCACATGGGTGCATTCCAGATCCTTTGCGGCCTGTCTGCACAGTGATGTTTTACCAACTCCAGGAACACCCACCACAGCGGCGAGGTTCCATTGAACCATTTATTTATTCACCATCTCACATATGGCGTCTGCCATCATATGGCCTTCAACAACGATCTCTGCTTTGTCAATTTCGTCGAGTTTCTCAGCTTCGATCCTGGCCTGCATTGCTATGTTGGCTGCGCTCATACATCCGGGGTTTGTTGGTATAATGACGATTTTAGCGGTTTTCTCTTTCTCGTTAACTTCGATGTCACCTACGATTCCCAGTTCAACGATACTAACTCCCATATGAGGATCAGGTATCTTTGAAAGTGCTTCTTTTACTTTTATAGCTATGTCTTCGCTCATTTTATCCCTCAAAATTAGGCAATTATATTTTAATTGCACATTTTTATCCAAATTTGTCCTTCATCATAAATGAATATGTATTAACCTTAAATGAAGGATTCTTAGATTTTTTTGTATTGAATGAATGTATTTTTCTATAATCTATTCATGATATTTATACTTTGTTTATAATTTTTTTACTTTTTTCTGTGTCTTAACTTCACTGCAATACCAATGCTGGCGTTTTTCATTTCTTTGCCGGTTAAAACTGCTTTACCCACCCCAACAACTTCGTCGTTTCTCAGGATTACAACCTCATCCTTTGGAACAATATCTGGGTCTGCATCAAGTACACCTGGCGCAAAAACTGTGTTTGTTTTAAGATCAAAGTCTATTTTGACCCATTTTTTGCCCATATCCCTCAAGATTTCTCCTCCTTTCATGCTGAGGGAGTAAAATCCTGTTTCAAAAAGTAGAGTTGCGATCTGTTCCTTTTCATGGATTATATTCTGGTTAAAACGTCCCACTGCCTTAGATCCATCAGGTATTAAAGCATCAGCGTCAAGAGTGTTGAACTGGTACCGGGCTATGGATCGTAGACCGTGCAATCTTTTTTCATTTGCCCTAGGTTTTGGATGTTTTTTGAGCTCCTGCTTAAGGTTGTCCATGGATTCCCATGATGTGGGTCTGCCATCTTCACAGGTGTAAACTGCATCGTCAAGGTAGGCTTCACAGACTTCTCTGTAACCTCCTGAAACATGTGCTATAACCTCTTTTCCACCCACATAATCTCTGAGACATTCTCCTGTAACATCTATTTCTTCCCGGGACCAGTCTCCGGTTGTTGATGTATCATAGGATTGTATGGGATAGGTTCTTTCCATTTCTCGGGGACAAACCCCAAATGGAGAGGTTAGAATTGCTTCCTGCACTTTTTTGGTTGCTCTCATGAATATTGTGTGGGATTTGGATATTGAGTAGGGTTTTTTCATACTGCAGGGGAGTACAACTACCACATCACCGACAGGTTCAAGTAAACTCATTCTCTGTCTCCATCTACGGGCTTCTGGCCTGTGAAGAGATTCTTCTATTATACATGGGATTTTCATTGGTTTTCCTCAGGATCTGAAACTATTTTTTATTAAAGAAATTTATGAAATTTTATTTTTAAAGAAATTTATTTTTAAATAAAGATAAAATGATTATAAAATATTTTTAAGAACTATATTTATTTACTTTGTTTTTTGTTAAATAACCTATTACATATTAAATAACTTTTTTTCAATGGCTTTTTCATTAATTAATAAATGGTTAAAAAA
Proteins encoded:
- the trpA gene encoding tryptophan synthase subunit alpha, translated to MNPNNNTQNNKIKVDSYLEMFKKVKDKGEGAFIPFVVAGDPDFETSLQIVKKLVESGADSLEIGFTFSDPVADGPTVQNADIRASNTGMTTKKGFEFIKRVREFTGIPIGLLVYYNLIYKMGIDEFYKNASEVGVNGVLAADLPPEEAQDAVKTARKYGVDPIFIAAQTTSNERLKQIADMCSGFLYVVSVMGVTGARSEVKTSTVELVERMRSHTDIPICVGFGISKPEHVTEVIEAGADGAIVGSALINVIAENLDDYESIKTKIGNSCSNLKEATRN
- the trpD gene encoding anthranilate phosphoribosyltransferase gives rise to the protein MIAESLKKVVAGHDLDEEESYKCMVEIMGGNASDIHISSFLTALAIKGETATEITGFVKAMRDVCINVSHTIDLPLVDTCGTGGDRFKTFNVSTAAAIIAASCGVAIAKHGNRSITSICGGADILEALGVDINCDKQGVEKCLENAGIGFMFAPNFHPAMKNVMPVRRGLGIRTVFNILGPLTSPANADIQLLGVFDPEYVDVVAKVLRNLGLKRAMVVHGFDDKGEPAMDEISTIGKTRVAILDDGVIKVHEIYPEDFGLEKVNPDHIKAPKTLEGNLNVVRKVLEGKKENEKDEARLDLCLANAGAILFIAGKAENLEEGVKTARAAVESGKALKKLEEFVDVSKEAEVPNLSCCK
- a CDS encoding adenylate kinase produces the protein MVQWNLAAVVGVPGVGKTSLCRQAAKDLECTHVNYGELMLEVARQKGLASTDSEMFSLDIDVQHQIWRTAAEEIKGMSNVLVDLHGVDKSQIGYIISLPIETIFPDIIIIIESTCINIMERRHNDPSKRRIIEDIKSIKEHMKLLRSSIATCSVILGCTFTVLQNNDFDECLDELVDILGK
- a CDS encoding metal-sulfur cluster assembly factor, with translation MSEDIAIKVKEALSKIPDPHMGVSIVELGIVGDIEVNEKEKTAKIVIIPTNPGCMSAANIAMQARIEAEKLDEIDKAEIVVEGHMMADAICEMVNK
- a CDS encoding DUF5591 domain-containing protein; the encoded protein is MKIPCIIEESLHRPEARRWRQRMSLLEPVGDVVVVLPCSMKKPYSISKSHTIFMRATKKVQEAILTSPFGVCPREMERTYPIQSYDTSTTGDWSREEIDVTGECLRDYVGGKEVIAHVSGGYREVCEAYLDDAVYTCEDGRPTSWESMDNLKQELKKHPKPRANEKRLHGLRSIARYQFNTLDADALIPDGSKAVGRFNQNIIHEKEQIATLLFETGFYSLSMKGGEILRDMGKKWVKIDFDLKTNTVFAPGVLDADPDIVPKDEVVILRNDEVVGVGKAVLTGKEMKNASIGIAVKLRHRKK